In the Leptospira limi genome, one interval contains:
- the gyrB gene encoding DNA topoisomerase (ATP-hydrolyzing) subunit B yields MSNQTDQNAYSASKIKILEGLEAVRKRPGMYIGTQDESGLHKMVYEVVDNSVDEAMAGHCTEIDVRILPENIIEVRDNGRGIPTGIHPDKGKSTIEVVLTILHAGGKFENDAYKVSGGLHGVGVSVVNALSTYLEVEVHQEGKLHYQKYQAGVPIEDVKIIGETSHRGTVVRFKPDDTIFTTVDFSFDTLSARFREIAFLNKGLLIRIEDQRKEEIAKHEFKFDGGIVSFVEYITESKHPLHKVLHFVGEKENVWAEIALQYCDTYSENIFCFTNAINNNLGGTHLEGFRTALTRTLNDHLKKDQTLFKKQPNGLQGDDIKEGICAVISIKIPQPQFNSQTKEKLVNAEVKGLMQTITGEGLNRYFEENPAIIKKILEKCILASKAREAARRARDLTRRKTVLEGGGLPGKLADCSEKDPEHCELFLVEGDSAGGSAKQGRDRNTQAILPLKGKILNVEKARLDKILSNEEIRTLITVMGTGIGDDEFNVEKLRYRKIIIMTDADVDGSHIRTLLLTFFFRYMKPIIERGSLYVAQPPLYLLKFGKEAVYVYTDREKDEILKARPNDKVVIQRYKGLGEMNPEQLWDTTMDPKERVMLQVKLQDFVEAEDTFNILMGDEVSPRRRFIEANSYKVANLDL; encoded by the coding sequence ATGTCCAACCAAACCGATCAAAACGCCTATTCAGCCTCAAAAATCAAGATCCTAGAAGGTCTAGAGGCGGTCCGGAAACGCCCCGGAATGTACATCGGAACCCAAGATGAGTCGGGCCTCCATAAGATGGTGTATGAGGTCGTGGATAACTCTGTCGACGAAGCAATGGCTGGCCATTGTACTGAAATTGACGTTCGTATTTTACCAGAAAATATCATAGAAGTCCGAGACAATGGACGAGGGATTCCAACTGGGATCCACCCTGACAAAGGTAAGTCAACCATCGAAGTAGTTCTTACTATCCTTCACGCTGGTGGTAAGTTTGAAAACGATGCGTATAAAGTATCGGGAGGATTACACGGGGTAGGGGTTTCTGTTGTAAACGCCCTCTCTACCTATTTGGAAGTGGAAGTTCACCAAGAAGGTAAACTCCATTATCAAAAATACCAAGCAGGGGTTCCCATCGAAGATGTTAAAATCATCGGCGAAACATCACACCGCGGAACAGTCGTTCGCTTTAAACCTGATGATACCATCTTTACGACTGTTGATTTTTCATTTGATACTCTTTCTGCCAGGTTTAGAGAAATTGCTTTTTTAAATAAAGGACTTCTCATTCGCATTGAAGACCAAAGAAAAGAAGAAATTGCTAAACACGAATTTAAGTTTGATGGTGGAATTGTTTCCTTTGTGGAATACATTACAGAATCAAAACACCCACTACATAAAGTATTACACTTTGTCGGTGAAAAAGAAAACGTTTGGGCAGAAATCGCTCTTCAATACTGCGACACATATAGTGAAAATATTTTCTGTTTTACCAATGCCATTAATAACAACTTAGGTGGAACACACTTAGAAGGTTTCCGAACTGCTCTCACTAGAACTCTAAACGACCATCTAAAAAAAGACCAAACCTTATTCAAAAAACAACCTAATGGTTTGCAAGGTGATGACATTAAAGAAGGGATTTGTGCTGTGATCTCCATTAAAATTCCACAACCTCAGTTTAACTCACAAACAAAAGAAAAGTTAGTGAATGCTGAAGTGAAAGGTTTAATGCAAACCATCACAGGAGAAGGACTCAATCGTTACTTTGAGGAAAATCCTGCGATCATTAAAAAGATTCTCGAAAAATGTATCTTAGCATCAAAAGCAAGAGAAGCTGCAAGGCGAGCTCGAGACCTCACCCGTCGTAAAACAGTGTTAGAAGGTGGTGGCCTTCCTGGGAAACTTGCTGACTGTTCCGAAAAAGATCCCGAACATTGCGAACTATTCCTTGTGGAGGGGGACTCTGCGGGTGGATCTGCTAAACAAGGACGAGATCGGAATACACAAGCAATCCTTCCACTCAAAGGTAAAATCCTAAACGTCGAAAAAGCTCGTTTGGATAAAATCCTTTCGAATGAAGAAATCCGTACATTAATTACTGTTATGGGAACCGGAATTGGTGATGATGAGTTTAATGTTGAAAAACTCCGTTATCGAAAAATCATCATCATGACAGATGCCGACGTGGATGGTTCTCACATTCGAACTTTGTTATTAACGTTTTTCTTCCGTTATATGAAACCCATTATCGAACGCGGCTCTCTCTATGTAGCACAACCTCCATTGTATCTATTGAAGTTTGGTAAAGAAGCGGTGTATGTATATACAGACCGAGAAAAAGATGAAATCTTAAAAGCCAGACCGAATGATAAAGTTGTCATCCAACGATACAAGGGACTTGGAGAGATGAATCCGGAACAACTTTGGGATACTACTATGGATCCAAAAGAAAGAGTCATGTTACAAGTAAAGTTACAAGACTTTGTGGAAGCAGAAGATACATTCAATATCCTGATGGGTGATGAAGTTTCACCTCGTCGTCGTTTCATTGAAGCGAACTCGTACAAAGTAGCAAATTTAGATCTTTAA
- a CDS encoding DUF721 domain-containing protein produces the protein MKKVELSELFQSLEKLGLDRESVFQDQILKKLRLQWNDIVGEVFGKQSFPKSIDGKKLTVVCRHSMVSQELEFQKSELLLKINRITSPVLLEKIHFKTGNEFQNPRS, from the coding sequence ATGAAGAAAGTAGAACTCTCTGAACTATTCCAAAGTCTCGAAAAACTTGGTCTTGATAGGGAATCCGTTTTCCAAGACCAAATCCTAAAAAAACTTCGATTACAATGGAACGACATTGTCGGAGAAGTTTTTGGCAAACAGAGTTTTCCAAAATCCATTGATGGTAAAAAACTGACAGTCGTTTGTCGTCATTCTATGGTCTCCCAAGAATTGGAGTTCCAAAAATCGGAACTTTTACTAAAAATTAATCGAATCACAAGCCCAGTTTTATTGGAAAAAATCCACTTCAAAACGGGAAATGAATTTCAAAATCCAAGGTCTTAA
- a CDS encoding lipoprotein LipL21, with the protein MKKSLIVCASLIAFVVSCGSNDGGRRDATTVGKNGWIFEGWACAPDAAAAKRGQSPAEYCQGKEKEFDYLYMKFSARASDKAIKANSVAMKQSTCREAARLQVAGDGLKKILGEYLEQASGVSDGQSTGSVIVSESKGIIKGVGVYDCCSLNNETGICANVGEPETWEECQCVGYLRYAGGQKALEAKATAAQ; encoded by the coding sequence ATGAAGAAATCACTTATCGTATGTGCCTCTCTAATCGCATTTGTTGTATCTTGCGGATCCAATGATGGAGGCAGAAGAGACGCTACGACCGTAGGTAAAAATGGTTGGATTTTTGAAGGTTGGGCTTGTGCCCCAGACGCGGCGGCTGCAAAACGTGGTCAAAGCCCTGCTGAGTACTGCCAAGGAAAAGAAAAAGAATTCGATTATCTTTACATGAAATTTTCTGCACGTGCATCTGACAAAGCGATCAAAGCTAATTCAGTAGCAATGAAACAATCCACTTGCCGTGAAGCAGCTCGTTTACAAGTTGCTGGTGATGGTTTGAAAAAAATCTTAGGTGAATACTTAGAACAAGCTTCTGGTGTGTCCGATGGTCAATCTACTGGTTCCGTAATCGTATCTGAATCAAAAGGTATTATCAAAGGTGTTGGAGTTTATGACTGCTGCTCTCTAAACAATGAAACAGGAATCTGCGCAAACGTTGGTGAGCCTGAAACTTGGGAAGAATGTCAGTGTGTTGGTTACCTCAGATATGCGGGTGGACAAAAAGCTCTCGAAGCAAAAGCAACTGCTGCTCAGTAA
- the gyrA gene encoding DNA gyrase subunit A — MTEQNGQENESNKTLALNLSGRPDVAGALKAGVRVIPVEIEDQMKEAYLDYAMSVIVGRALPDVRDGLKPVHRRVLHAMNERAWRSDRPYVKSAKIVGEVIGNYHPHGDSAVYETMVRMAQTFSMRETLIDGQGNFGSVDGDNAAAYRYTEARLTKLAEELLKDIEKNTVSFSPNFDDTRQQPDVLPANFPNILVNGSTGIAVGMATNIPPHNLKEAVNAVIAMIQNPDITLPELMKILPGPDFPTGGIIIGGEGLYQAYATGKGSIRIRSKVEIIENNKGREIIVIHEIPYQVNKKNLLEKIGDLVNEKLIEGISEILDLSDRKGIRVEIHVKKDANAQVILNQLFKLTQLQVSYGITMLAILDNRPKIFSLKEILKSYAEHRREVVVKRTEFDLDKAQKRAHILEGLRIALENIDEVIKIIRASKDVREAQSSLMATFALSELQADAILEMRLQRLTSLEVQKIIDELEQVRLLIADLEDILAKPERVKSIICDELGKVSQSFGNTRSTEISLESLESSTFNAEDLIADEEVVVQLSEDMFIKRLPMDTFRRQKRGGKGVQGISTKREDFVKKLSSAMTHDNLMLFSNKGRAFLLKVYELPIGSKEARGKSLKAVINLNDDEMITSLFTFRNFDDSYLLMVTKEGFVKKIQLDEFTNTKKSGIIAIGLRDGDELIDVIANPNNYDVFIGSKNGLAIRMNLNELRSQGRTASGVTAMKLEDDDAIAGITKVEPNTHLFCISENGFGKRTDFEEFSTKGRGGKGMTYLKIGEKNGRAVGISSVKEEDELLVITQSGMAIRVEVKTISMVGRSAMGVKVVNTKDEDFVKDFAVVRETDSDQAES, encoded by the coding sequence ATGACCGAACAAAACGGCCAAGAAAACGAATCAAACAAAACCTTAGCACTCAATTTATCCGGTAGACCAGACGTAGCCGGTGCCTTAAAAGCTGGTGTCAGGGTCATTCCGGTAGAAATCGAAGACCAAATGAAGGAAGCTTACCTTGATTATGCGATGAGTGTCATCGTAGGTCGAGCTTTACCTGATGTGCGCGATGGTTTAAAACCCGTTCATAGACGTGTCCTTCATGCGATGAACGAAAGAGCATGGCGATCGGATAGACCTTATGTAAAGTCAGCGAAAATTGTCGGGGAAGTGATCGGTAACTATCACCCACACGGTGACTCTGCTGTTTACGAAACCATGGTTCGTATGGCTCAAACTTTCTCCATGCGAGAAACATTGATTGATGGCCAAGGTAACTTTGGATCTGTCGATGGAGATAATGCTGCGGCCTATCGTTATACAGAAGCACGACTCACAAAACTTGCGGAAGAACTTCTCAAAGATATCGAAAAAAATACAGTTAGCTTTTCACCTAACTTTGATGATACGAGACAACAACCAGACGTATTACCAGCTAACTTTCCTAATATTTTAGTCAATGGATCTACGGGAATAGCTGTGGGGATGGCTACCAATATTCCACCACATAACCTAAAAGAAGCTGTAAATGCAGTGATCGCGATGATTCAAAATCCGGATATCACTCTACCTGAGCTTATGAAGATTTTACCGGGCCCTGATTTCCCTACAGGTGGTATCATCATTGGTGGAGAAGGTTTGTACCAAGCCTATGCAACGGGCAAAGGTTCCATTCGCATTCGTTCCAAAGTCGAGATCATTGAAAATAACAAAGGTCGAGAGATCATTGTTATCCATGAAATTCCTTATCAGGTAAACAAGAAGAACCTTCTCGAAAAAATCGGTGATCTTGTGAATGAAAAGCTGATCGAAGGGATTTCTGAAATTTTAGACCTTTCCGATCGAAAGGGAATTCGTGTAGAAATCCATGTGAAAAAGGATGCCAATGCACAAGTAATCCTAAACCAATTGTTTAAGTTAACACAACTCCAAGTGAGTTATGGAATCACTATGCTTGCGATTTTGGACAATCGACCCAAAATCTTTTCGCTAAAAGAAATTTTAAAATCTTATGCAGAACATCGTCGCGAAGTTGTTGTTAAGCGAACAGAATTTGATTTAGACAAAGCTCAAAAAAGAGCCCATATTTTAGAGGGACTCAGGATCGCTTTAGAAAATATCGATGAAGTGATTAAAATCATTCGTGCTTCAAAAGATGTAAGAGAAGCTCAAAGTTCCCTCATGGCTACGTTTGCTTTATCTGAATTACAAGCTGATGCCATTTTAGAAATGCGACTTCAAAGATTAACGTCTTTAGAAGTCCAAAAAATCATTGATGAATTAGAACAAGTGAGACTTCTCATTGCAGATCTAGAAGACATTTTGGCAAAACCAGAGAGAGTAAAATCAATCATATGTGATGAACTTGGAAAAGTATCACAATCCTTTGGGAACACGCGCTCAACAGAAATCAGTTTAGAGTCTTTGGAATCTTCTACGTTTAATGCAGAAGATTTGATAGCAGATGAAGAAGTGGTTGTCCAACTATCTGAAGATATGTTCATCAAACGACTTCCGATGGATACATTCCGCCGACAAAAACGAGGTGGTAAAGGTGTTCAAGGAATCTCTACCAAAAGAGAAGACTTTGTTAAAAAACTAAGTAGTGCGATGACTCATGATAACTTAATGTTATTTTCTAATAAGGGAAGGGCATTTCTACTCAAAGTTTATGAATTACCAATTGGTTCAAAAGAAGCCCGTGGGAAATCATTAAAGGCTGTGATCAACCTTAATGATGATGAAATGATTACTTCTTTATTCACCTTCAGAAATTTTGATGACTCGTATCTTCTCATGGTCACCAAGGAAGGATTTGTGAAGAAAATTCAATTGGATGAATTCACAAATACGAAAAAATCAGGGATCATTGCCATTGGACTTCGAGATGGTGACGAACTCATTGATGTGATCGCCAATCCAAATAACTACGATGTGTTTATCGGTAGTAAAAATGGACTCGCGATTCGAATGAATTTAAATGAACTCAGATCCCAAGGAAGAACAGCATCTGGTGTAACGGCAATGAAGTTGGAAGATGATGATGCCATTGCAGGAATTACAAAGGTGGAACCGAACACCCATTTATTTTGTATTTCAGAAAATGGATTTGGAAAACGAACTGACTTCGAAGAATTCTCTACCAAAGGTCGCGGTGGAAAAGGTATGACATACCTCAAAATTGGCGAAAAAAATGGAAGGGCTGTTGGTATCTCTTCAGTAAAAGAAGAAGATGAACTTCTTGTGATCACACAATCAGGTATGGCGATACGTGTTGAAGTGAAAACAATTTCCATGGTAGGTAGATCTGCTATGGGAGTGAAAGTTGTGAATACCAAGGATGAAGATTTTGTGAAAGACTTTGCCGTCGTTCGTGAAACAGATTCGGACCAAGCGGAATCGTAA
- the dnaA gene encoding chromosomal replication initiator protein DnaA, translating into MDKRWEEILEEISKQIPPKYFSNFIAPLRFDKWENQVVHLTAPSSGIKRHVETKYLSFIEDAVYQVVGDKFKVTILTESETSSHVLKEVIQSKFDDSDSDLNPEYIFSNYITSDSNRIAFTAAKSVVEHPGKYNPLYLFGPVGVGKTHLLHAIGNEIKKKDPWKTVRYVNSTSFLNEFIFTVRQNNRESLESFKIRYQSYNVLLFDDIQFLNGGAEKTQEEFFALFNFLYDRKRQIVIASDRPSYELPLHERLKSRFVHGLQADIKSHDLELRKSLLKSNFSEYNIPASDGLLHWLAERLEGDSRALIGIVNDLVMYKKAYEYFLLTEDKIKEIAEARFLTNKKRIGFSPDMVIDLVCERTNVARKDLIGKSRKADFIPPRHLCMLLLHDVLNVPKAQIGRIFSTTHSTVIHGIDKFKERKASEPLWEDLYQSIKHKISFQ; encoded by the coding sequence TTGGACAAACGTTGGGAAGAAATTTTAGAAGAAATATCGAAACAGATACCTCCCAAGTACTTTTCCAATTTCATTGCACCACTTCGATTTGACAAATGGGAGAACCAAGTGGTTCACTTAACGGCCCCATCGAGCGGAATCAAACGCCATGTGGAAACAAAATATCTGAGTTTCATTGAAGATGCTGTCTACCAAGTCGTTGGAGATAAATTTAAAGTAACGATACTCACAGAATCTGAGACATCTTCACATGTTTTAAAAGAAGTCATCCAGTCCAAATTTGATGATTCCGACTCAGACCTTAATCCCGAGTATATTTTTAGCAATTATATCACTTCAGATTCCAACCGGATTGCTTTCACTGCCGCGAAAAGTGTAGTGGAACATCCTGGAAAATACAATCCATTGTATTTGTTTGGGCCAGTTGGTGTTGGCAAAACACATTTACTCCACGCAATTGGAAATGAAATCAAAAAGAAGGATCCATGGAAAACAGTTAGGTATGTAAATAGTACCTCGTTTTTGAATGAATTCATTTTTACTGTCAGACAAAACAATCGAGAATCTTTGGAATCATTTAAGATTCGTTACCAGTCATATAATGTTTTACTTTTTGATGACATTCAGTTTTTGAATGGTGGAGCGGAAAAAACCCAAGAAGAGTTTTTTGCCCTCTTTAATTTTTTATATGATCGCAAAAGACAAATTGTCATCGCATCAGACAGACCTAGTTACGAACTTCCTCTCCATGAAAGGCTCAAATCTCGCTTTGTGCATGGATTACAAGCCGACATCAAATCCCATGATTTGGAACTTCGAAAGTCATTATTAAAATCTAATTTTTCAGAATACAATATTCCTGCCAGTGATGGATTACTCCATTGGCTCGCCGAACGTTTAGAAGGTGATTCCCGTGCTCTGATAGGCATTGTAAATGATTTGGTGATGTACAAAAAAGCGTATGAGTATTTTTTACTCACCGAAGACAAAATCAAAGAAATTGCCGAAGCTCGATTTCTCACCAATAAAAAACGAATTGGGTTTAGCCCCGATATGGTCATTGATTTGGTTTGTGAAAGGACAAATGTAGCAAGAAAGGATTTAATCGGCAAAAGCAGAAAAGCTGACTTCATTCCGCCACGCCATCTTTGTATGCTCCTCCTTCACGATGTATTAAATGTACCAAAAGCGCAAATTGGTCGGATATTTTCGACAACCCATTCGACAGTCATTCATGGGATCGATAAATTTAAAGAACGAAAGGCATCCGAACCTCTTTGGGAAGATCTCTATCAGTCCATCAAACACAAGATTAGCTTCCAATAA
- the recF gene encoding DNA replication/repair protein RecF (All proteins in this family for which functions are known are DNA-binding proteins that assist the filamentation of RecA onto DNA for the initiation of recombination or recombinational repair.), which yields MFLKKIYIKNFRNHEETQLTFKSRLVFFIGNNGEGKTNLLESISLLSYLKSFRESDQNQLLRWDTSDTFIRAEFESEGNEYLFEYGIEHSHTKRKKLKVNGEEFKKISDYVGYFRSIVMSPPDILIIEDGNVERRRFLDAFISSTNRYYLKQLIEYDRLVKQRNAALKKENASDREIGIWDEPIIEHDAEIREIRTKTIETLAGYFHQNLLQLSSGKDPFYLTYKPNVSSKEEHRQRLFDNLRKDKAIGYTSCGNHRDTLPIGFDDKDLSGFGSQGQKRSAVIALKTACFQMIRDTTGEAPVLLIDDIIRELDVKRREYFVNLISECGQAFFTTTDLEGINEYVGNLTVDKEIYQIESGKVKELTGI from the coding sequence ATGTTTCTTAAGAAAATCTACATTAAGAATTTTCGTAACCACGAAGAAACACAACTCACATTCAAATCACGTCTTGTCTTTTTCATTGGAAACAATGGAGAAGGCAAAACAAACTTACTAGAATCGATTTCCCTTTTATCTTACTTAAAAAGTTTTCGTGAATCAGATCAAAACCAACTTTTACGTTGGGATACATCTGACACATTCATCCGCGCTGAATTCGAATCGGAAGGAAATGAATATCTTTTTGAATATGGAATTGAACATTCCCATACGAAACGAAAAAAACTAAAAGTGAATGGAGAAGAGTTTAAAAAAATTTCCGACTATGTAGGATACTTTCGTTCGATTGTGATGAGCCCTCCTGATATCCTCATCATAGAAGATGGGAATGTGGAAAGGCGCCGATTTTTAGATGCATTCATTTCTTCTACAAATCGTTATTATTTAAAACAACTCATTGAATATGATCGATTGGTAAAACAACGAAATGCTGCTTTAAAAAAAGAAAATGCGAGTGATCGTGAAATTGGAATTTGGGATGAACCGATCATTGAGCATGATGCAGAGATTCGTGAGATACGAACAAAAACCATCGAAACTTTAGCAGGTTACTTCCACCAAAATCTTTTACAACTTAGTTCCGGAAAAGATCCATTTTATCTTACCTATAAACCAAATGTATCTTCCAAAGAAGAACATAGGCAAAGATTATTCGATAACTTAAGAAAAGACAAAGCCATTGGTTACACAAGTTGTGGAAACCACCGTGATACTTTACCGATAGGATTTGATGATAAAGATTTAAGTGGTTTTGGATCCCAAGGGCAAAAACGAAGTGCGGTCATTGCTTTAAAAACAGCCTGTTTCCAAATGATCCGTGATACAACTGGTGAAGCACCCGTTCTTCTCATAGATGATATCATCAGGGAACTGGATGTGAAACGAAGGGAATACTTTGTGAATTTAATTTCGGAATGTGGTCAGGCATTTTTTACAACCACGGATTTAGAAGGAATCAATGAATATGTTGGAAACCTAACAGTGGATAAAGAAATATACCAAATCGAATCAGGTAAAGTGAAGGAGCTCACTGGAATATGA
- a CDS encoding tRNA dihydrouridine synthase → MVRIGNVTIEGDVALSPMAGISDSPYRQITRRFGSAFSYTEFVSTEQIKIGNVKSLDMFRYKELERPLVFQIFGSDLDTVVNASEIAAERKPDIIDLNMGCSVAKVSHNGSGAGLLKNVRLAGAMIEGIRNRTGLPVTAKIRLGWDSNSLNYLETVKVLEGSGVSAISVHGRTKAMAYTGFADWNAIGEIKSRAKVPIYGNGDVKTYAEAIEKKKLYGVDLVLIGRKAIGNPWVFGNTPKELVPWIEIQSVILEHLDLMLDFYPSNDDYALVLFRKHFIKYIENTGFPEDTKRELLTVTSVDEFKDRLESVQMDSKFLETSEIKNENINCETFVTLV, encoded by the coding sequence ATGGTAAGGATAGGAAATGTAACAATCGAAGGTGATGTAGCTTTATCACCAATGGCTGGCATTTCCGATAGCCCTTACCGACAAATCACTAGAAGGTTTGGTTCTGCATTCTCTTACACAGAGTTTGTCTCAACAGAACAAATTAAAATTGGAAATGTAAAGTCTTTGGATATGTTTCGATACAAAGAATTGGAACGACCTCTTGTTTTCCAAATTTTTGGTTCGGATCTGGATACTGTTGTTAATGCTTCCGAAATTGCAGCCGAACGAAAACCAGATATCATTGATTTAAACATGGGATGTTCTGTAGCAAAAGTATCACATAATGGATCTGGTGCTGGTCTTTTGAAAAATGTTCGTTTAGCGGGTGCTATGATCGAAGGGATTCGAAATAGAACCGGTCTTCCTGTGACTGCTAAAATTCGATTGGGCTGGGATTCTAATTCTTTGAATTATCTAGAAACAGTCAAAGTATTAGAAGGTTCTGGAGTTTCTGCAATCTCTGTACATGGAAGGACAAAGGCTATGGCGTATACTGGTTTTGCAGATTGGAATGCAATTGGTGAAATCAAATCACGAGCCAAAGTACCAATTTATGGAAATGGAGATGTGAAAACATATGCGGAAGCGATTGAAAAAAAGAAACTATATGGCGTTGATTTAGTTCTCATTGGTAGAAAAGCAATTGGAAATCCTTGGGTCTTTGGCAACACTCCAAAAGAGTTGGTTCCATGGATTGAAATTCAATCTGTGATTCTTGAACACCTAGATTTGATGTTGGACTTTTATCCATCAAATGATGATTATGCGTTGGTTTTATTTAGAAAACATTTTATAAAATATATAGAAAATACAGGATTCCCAGAAGATACAAAAAGAGAACTGTTAACAGTTACTTCCGTGGATGAATTTAAAGATAGATTAGAATCCGTTCAAATGGATTCTAAATTTTTGGAAACAAGCGAAATCAAAAACGAGAATATAAACTGTGAAACGTTTGTAACTCTTGTATAA
- a CDS encoding PilZ domain-containing protein, whose translation MADSKQSIFSDSYSKYGGAKQKRKDARVKLDVPCTVELVKTKSGPVTGHLSDLGTGGLAFQTTAIFYEGDQVKIQFSLNQNPLEILGTVHRTAGKTTSVIFKPLAASEHKVVQEFIHKHYFDPKVKK comes from the coding sequence ATGGCGGATTCAAAACAATCGATATTCTCCGATAGTTATAGTAAATATGGCGGAGCAAAACAAAAAAGAAAAGATGCTCGAGTGAAATTAGATGTTCCCTGCACTGTAGAGTTGGTAAAAACAAAGTCTGGCCCAGTGACGGGACACCTTTCGGATTTGGGAACAGGTGGTCTTGCATTCCAAACAACAGCAATTTTCTATGAAGGTGACCAGGTAAAAATTCAATTTTCGCTAAATCAGAATCCACTCGAAATTTTAGGAACGGTGCATCGTACAGCAGGGAAAACTACTTCTGTGATTTTTAAACCACTTGCTGCTTCCGAACACAAAGTAGTCCAAGAGTTCATTCACAAACATTACTTTGATCCAAAAGTGAAAAAATAA
- the dnaN gene encoding DNA polymerase III subunit beta: MKFTVNTTEFLKAINSVDGVISVREIKSALSNLKIQTGDNEVYLSATDLEIAIKTSVPSTIGEKGTASLPAKQLSSIFKNLNFDTSLLTTTEQSENSETTITDASGKMDTKFKVNGIDSEDIKTIPKVEDSSVVEFPCQTIREMFRKTSYAMAIEETRFVFNGLFLKPDNTDLIVVGTDGRRLSKIVRKFPKQFPFKNGVIIPHKAVREMLKMMEGKETAKIGFVEEQIYVSSGNVELLFKLIDGNFPDYEQVIPKQTTESVRVVKADFLTFLKQALISAEEPSKQIRLAFTKGNVNISSSNPGTMMFDHNMPIEYNGEAITIAFKGDYLSDVVKAVDDPEVILEFTTSSAPVLFKDPSDSDFVSVIMPMKL, from the coding sequence ATGAAATTCACTGTCAATACTACAGAATTCCTAAAAGCAATTAACTCAGTGGATGGAGTGATCTCAGTTCGAGAGATCAAGTCTGCTCTCTCCAATTTAAAAATTCAAACTGGGGACAACGAAGTGTATTTATCTGCGACGGATTTAGAGATCGCAATCAAAACTTCAGTACCTTCCACCATCGGAGAAAAAGGAACGGCATCCCTTCCTGCAAAACAACTCTCCAGTATTTTTAAAAATTTAAACTTTGATACAAGTTTACTCACAACTACAGAGCAGTCAGAAAATTCAGAAACCACTATCACTGATGCTTCTGGAAAAATGGATACAAAGTTCAAAGTGAACGGTATCGATTCAGAAGATATCAAAACCATTCCGAAAGTAGAAGACTCAAGTGTGGTTGAATTCCCTTGCCAAACCATTCGAGAAATGTTTCGAAAGACTTCTTATGCAATGGCGATTGAAGAAACACGTTTTGTATTCAATGGATTATTTTTAAAACCAGATAACACGGATCTCATTGTGGTTGGAACAGATGGTAGACGATTATCTAAAATTGTTCGTAAATTTCCAAAACAATTCCCATTCAAAAATGGAGTGATCATTCCTCATAAAGCAGTTCGCGAAATGCTCAAAATGATGGAAGGAAAGGAAACAGCAAAAATTGGTTTTGTTGAAGAACAAATTTATGTTTCTTCAGGAAACGTAGAACTTCTATTCAAACTCATTGATGGAAACTTCCCTGATTACGAACAAGTGATTCCAAAACAAACTACAGAATCGGTTCGTGTTGTGAAAGCTGACTTTTTAACATTCTTAAAACAAGCATTGATCTCTGCAGAAGAACCATCAAAACAAATTCGATTGGCTTTTACAAAAGGAAATGTCAACATCAGCTCTTCCAATCCTGGAACCATGATGTTTGATCACAATATGCCAATTGAATACAATGGTGAAGCAATCACTATTGCCTTTAAAGGGGATTATTTAAGTGATGTGGTAAAAGCAGTAGATGACCCTGAAGTCATATTGGAATTCACAACTTCCAGTGCACCTGTGTTGTTTAAGGATCCTTCTGACAGTGACTTTGTTTCTGTCATCATGCCAATGAAACTTTAA